In the genome of Rhodobium gokarnense, one region contains:
- a CDS encoding ArnT family glycosyltransferase encodes MATSDGKPEEKAPGATGPDAAKAADAPVPGPAPAGGPPAAEAPTAEAPAFHRGGPAEPEPVEAEDPKPEPPKAEPPKGEAPKRPRRDLLDALAKFPPLTALVLVAVCLALFLPGFFNIPPVDRDEARFAQASRQMVETRDFVDIRFQDEARHKKPAGIYWLQAASVEASGMGDKAPIWIYRMPSLVGAVLAVLLTWRIGAVLFGPTVGFVGALFFAAVILPGVEARLAKTDAMLLAAILAAQLVLARLWVGRKVGFFFTAFFYVALAAGVLLKGPIIVMVTGLTMIGCIVWKRSVRWLKPLASVFGVLLFLILAVPWFVAIGIRTDWAFYTASFGGDMLAKVAGAKESHGAPPGAYLLVALATLWPLSAFLPAGLNHMRRHPGNSAVWFCLLWVIPSWVIFELVPTKLPHYVLPLYPALALVIVAGVLETFDGHRPTLIGRIWSVLLFVLPVLVLAAVIAGAVYLNGTPMAFYAIPVVGLGVVVSLLAWYYYRGGHARVRFVATSLLAAAIVYGGALGLAAPAFSDLWISGRLAARIAAFDACPDPKVVSVGFSEPSLVFLSPRPVDFANKDNAAEAVGDTACGLLLVDARHQDTVMAGLSGLSAAPRELGREEGRNLNGGRALDIGVFAIGGSEGGTASD; translated from the coding sequence ATGGCAACGAGCGATGGCAAGCCGGAGGAAAAGGCTCCGGGTGCGACGGGTCCGGACGCGGCCAAGGCAGCGGATGCGCCCGTGCCCGGGCCGGCGCCTGCGGGTGGCCCGCCGGCCGCTGAGGCGCCGACGGCCGAAGCTCCCGCCTTTCACAGGGGCGGACCTGCTGAGCCGGAACCGGTCGAGGCCGAGGACCCGAAGCCCGAACCGCCGAAGGCCGAGCCCCCAAAAGGCGAGGCGCCCAAGCGGCCGCGCCGGGATCTCCTCGATGCGCTGGCAAAGTTCCCGCCGCTGACGGCGCTGGTGCTCGTCGCCGTGTGCCTGGCCCTGTTCCTGCCGGGCTTTTTCAACATTCCCCCGGTCGACCGGGACGAGGCGCGGTTCGCCCAGGCGAGCCGGCAGATGGTCGAGACCCGCGATTTCGTCGACATCCGCTTCCAGGACGAGGCCCGGCACAAGAAGCCGGCCGGCATCTACTGGCTGCAGGCGGCGTCCGTCGAGGCGAGCGGCATGGGCGACAAGGCGCCAATCTGGATCTACCGGATGCCCTCGCTCGTCGGTGCCGTGCTTGCGGTGCTTTTGACCTGGCGCATCGGGGCGGTCCTCTTCGGGCCGACCGTGGGCTTCGTCGGGGCACTGTTCTTTGCCGCCGTCATCCTACCGGGCGTCGAGGCGCGGCTTGCCAAGACCGACGCCATGCTGCTGGCGGCGATCCTTGCCGCCCAGCTTGTGCTTGCCCGGCTCTGGGTCGGGCGCAAGGTCGGCTTTTTCTTCACCGCGTTCTTCTATGTCGCGCTTGCCGCAGGCGTGCTTCTCAAGGGGCCGATCATCGTGATGGTGACGGGCCTGACGATGATCGGCTGCATCGTCTGGAAGCGCTCGGTGCGCTGGCTGAAGCCGCTCGCCAGCGTCTTCGGCGTTCTCCTGTTCCTCATCCTCGCCGTGCCGTGGTTCGTCGCCATCGGCATCAGGACCGACTGGGCGTTCTATACCGCCTCTTTCGGCGGCGACATGCTGGCCAAGGTCGCCGGCGCCAAGGAGAGCCACGGCGCGCCGCCGGGCGCCTATCTGCTCGTTGCGCTGGCAACGCTCTGGCCGCTCTCGGCCTTCCTGCCGGCCGGGCTCAACCACATGCGCCGGCATCCGGGCAACTCGGCGGTCTGGTTCTGTCTCCTCTGGGTCATTCCGAGCTGGGTGATCTTCGAGCTGGTGCCGACCAAGCTGCCGCATTACGTGCTGCCGCTCTATCCGGCGCTGGCGCTCGTCATCGTGGCCGGCGTGCTTGAAACCTTCGACGGCCACCGGCCGACGCTCATCGGGCGCATCTGGTCGGTGCTGCTCTTCGTGTTGCCGGTGCTGGTGCTTGCCGCCGTCATTGCCGGTGCCGTCTATCTCAACGGCACGCCGATGGCGTTCTACGCCATTCCGGTCGTCGGCCTCGGCGTCGTCGTCTCGCTGCTGGCCTGGTATTATTATCGCGGCGGCCACGCGCGGGTGCGGTTCGTCGCGACCTCGCTGCTGGCCGCTGCCATCGTCTATGGCGGCGCCCTCGGCCTTGCCGCGCCGGCGTTCTCCGATCTGTGGATCAGCGGACGGCTGGCAGCAAGGATCGCCGCCTTCGATGCCTGCCCCGATCCGAAGGTCGTCAGCGTCGGATTTTCCGAGCCGAGCCTCGTCTTCCTGTCGCCGCGACCGGTCGATTTCGCCAACAAGGACAACGCGGCCGAGGCCGTCGGTGACACCGCCTGCGGGCTCCTCCTGGTCGATGCGCGGCATCAGGACACGGTGATGGCTGGCCTTTCCGGCCTTT
- the pbpC gene encoding penicillin-binding protein 1C → MRVSARRLSVAAGVLAVVVGALAVAGYLAFDRWVETAVLPRMTIATSPLVVDRNDRLLRPFTVADGRWRMAITPDEVDRRYLQMLIAFEDKRFFDHPGVDPRAVLRAAWQFVSAGGEIVSGASTLTMQVARLLSERDTRSVPGKLQQMRLALALERNLSKERILELYLLHAPFGGNLEGVRAATLAYFGKEPERLTVGEAALLVALPQSPERRRPDRGNEEAHAARDRVLDRMVREGVIDRDEAEAGKREPVPDGRKPFPMLAGHLAQHIVAAHPERDVHHTTLDRSLQARLEQLAHDRARRLGTGVSVAILVADHRNGEILASVGSSGLLDEAREGHVDMTRAVRSPGSTLKPLIYGLAFEGGIGHPESLIDDRPTDFAGYAPTNFDGGYRGTVTMREALQLSLNVPAVALLDAVGPAKLVARLGRAGAHPQLPDLAAPNLAVGLGGVGITLFDLTEVYAAIAETGTAVTLFASRDDPPAKPRQERVLEARAAWQVADVLSGTPPPPNAPAGDIAFKTGTSYGYRDAWAVGFDGAHVVGVWTGRPDAAPVLGLTGISSAAPILVDAFARLGEKVPLPRAPAGTLVASTAQLPPPLRRWRHPETGISERARGPSIAFPHNGTTVDLGLDAGRSVPLALKVRDGAPPFIWFANGRPIERTPFAREARWLPDGPGFVTIAVVDRNGEADRVTVYIE, encoded by the coding sequence ATGCGTGTGAGCGCACGGCGTCTCTCCGTTGCCGCCGGTGTCCTTGCGGTCGTCGTCGGGGCGCTTGCCGTTGCCGGTTACCTTGCCTTTGACCGCTGGGTCGAGACGGCGGTCCTGCCGCGCATGACGATCGCCACCTCGCCGCTCGTCGTCGACCGCAACGACCGGCTGTTGCGGCCCTTCACCGTCGCCGACGGGCGCTGGCGGATGGCGATCACGCCGGACGAGGTCGACCGGCGCTATCTGCAGATGCTGATCGCGTTCGAGGACAAGCGCTTCTTTGATCATCCCGGCGTCGATCCCCGCGCGGTCCTTCGCGCCGCCTGGCAGTTCGTTTCCGCCGGCGGCGAGATCGTCTCCGGCGCCTCGACGCTGACCATGCAGGTGGCGCGTCTCCTCAGCGAGCGTGACACGCGCTCCGTCCCCGGCAAGCTGCAGCAGATGCGCCTGGCGCTCGCCCTTGAGCGCAACCTCTCTAAGGAGCGGATCCTGGAGCTTTATCTGCTCCATGCGCCGTTCGGCGGCAATCTGGAGGGCGTGCGGGCGGCAACGCTCGCCTATTTCGGCAAGGAGCCGGAGCGGCTGACGGTCGGCGAGGCGGCGCTCCTCGTCGCCCTGCCGCAATCGCCGGAGCGCCGGCGGCCGGACCGCGGCAACGAAGAGGCCCACGCTGCGCGCGACCGGGTGCTTGACCGCATGGTGCGCGAGGGCGTCATCGACCGCGACGAGGCCGAGGCGGGCAAGCGCGAGCCCGTGCCCGACGGGCGAAAGCCGTTCCCGATGCTCGCCGGCCATCTCGCCCAGCACATCGTCGCCGCCCATCCGGAGCGCGACGTCCACCACACGACGCTCGACCGATCCTTGCAGGCACGGCTGGAACAGCTCGCCCATGACCGCGCCCGGCGCCTCGGCACGGGCGTTTCCGTCGCCATCCTCGTTGCCGATCATCGCAATGGCGAGATCCTCGCCTCCGTCGGCTCGTCCGGGCTGCTCGACGAGGCGCGTGAGGGCCATGTGGACATGACCCGGGCCGTGCGCTCCCCGGGTTCGACCCTGAAGCCGCTGATCTACGGGCTCGCTTTTGAGGGCGGCATCGGCCATCCGGAGAGCCTCATCGACGACCGGCCGACGGATTTTGCCGGCTATGCGCCGACCAATTTCGACGGCGGCTATCGCGGCACGGTGACGATGCGCGAGGCGCTGCAACTGTCGCTCAACGTGCCGGCCGTGGCGCTGCTGGATGCCGTCGGGCCGGCCAAGCTCGTCGCCCGGCTCGGGCGGGCCGGCGCGCATCCGCAGCTTCCCGACCTTGCCGCGCCGAACCTTGCCGTCGGGCTCGGCGGCGTCGGCATCACCCTTTTCGACCTCACGGAGGTCTATGCCGCCATTGCCGAGACAGGCACGGCGGTGACTCTCTTTGCCAGCCGGGACGATCCGCCGGCAAAGCCGAGGCAGGAGCGGGTTCTTGAGGCCCGGGCGGCCTGGCAGGTCGCCGACGTCCTTTCCGGTACGCCGCCGCCGCCGAATGCGCCGGCCGGCGACATCGCCTTCAAGACCGGCACCTCCTACGGCTATCGCGACGCCTGGGCCGTCGGCTTCGACGGCGCCCATGTGGTGGGGGTGTGGACCGGCCGGCCGGACGCCGCGCCCGTCCTCGGCCTCACCGGTATTTCCTCGGCCGCGCCGATCCTCGTCGATGCGTTCGCCCGGCTCGGCGAGAAGGTGCCGCTGCCGCGCGCGCCCGCCGGAACGCTGGTGGCCTCGACCGCGCAACTGCCGCCGCCGCTGCGGCGCTGGCGGCATCCGGAGACCGGCATTTCGGAGCGGGCGCGGGGGCCGAGCATCGCCTTTCCGCATAACGGCACGACGGTCGACCTCGGGCTCGACGCGGGGCGCAGCGTGCCGCTGGCGCTGAAGGTCCGCGACGGCGCGCCGCCCTTCATCTGGTTCGCCAACGGCCGGCCGATCGAGAGGACGCCCTTTGCCCGCGAGGCGCGCTGGCTGCCCGACGGGCCGGGCTTCGTCACCATCGCCGTCGTCGACCGCAACGGCGAGGCCGACCGGGTCACCGTATACATCGAATAG